A portion of the Rhinopithecus roxellana isolate Shanxi Qingling chromosome 19, ASM756505v1, whole genome shotgun sequence genome contains these proteins:
- the LOC115894853 gene encoding uncharacterized protein LOC115894853, whose product MNHLPAHRCVPGFTFCGGMMLAFCSLQAVSDQLCDLGQVKSLSVSLHESDRDVDWAATVLARDVQGVTPLLSCPVGLGDVPAPGPRLNTHPSEPPGEGCRWSGDSPHFLLTSEACEKRYWIWEQPSPTPRSYGDGFPLRIRLRCQPEGLGRSAVCFSEGILPGVGRAARLAPVREKLWSPLGGRRPWRQPAVNLLSLSTSLRQPQVSALRVLCGHSLSKRAPGRPAPAEPLRTSLSSGTRRSARARLPGPTGGCGHTKRINY is encoded by the exons atgaaccacCTCCCAgcacacaggtgtgtgccaggaTTTACCTTCTGTGGAGGGATGATGCTGGCTTTCTGTTCGCTGCAAGCTGTCTCGGATCAGCTGTGTGACTTAGGGCAAGTGAAATCCCTCTCTGTTTCCTTACATGAAAGTGACAG ggatgtggactGGGCTGCCACTGTCTTGGCCAGGGACGTGCAGGGTGTGACTCCTCTTCTGAGCTGTCCTGTAGGTCTGGGTGACGTTCCAGCTCCAGGCCCTCGGCTGAACACCCACCCATCAGAACCCCCAGGGGAGGGCTGCCGGTGGAGCGGGGACTCCCCGCACTTTCTGCTGACCTCGGAGGCCTGTGAGAAAAGGTACTGGATTTGGGAACAGCCCAGTCCTACACCCCGCAGCTACGGAGACGGGTTCCCGCTCAGGATAAGGCTTCGTTGTCAACCCGAAGGGCTGGGGAGAAGTGCTGTCTGTTTTTCAGAAGGGATTCTCCCGGGGGTGGGGCGGGCAGCGCGGTTAGCCCCTGTGAGGGAAAAGCTCTGGTCCCCACTGGGCGGCCGTAGGCCCTGGAGGCAGCCCGCGGTCAACCTGCTGAGCTTGTCCACGAGTCTGCGCCAGCCGCAGGTCTCTGCCCTGCGTGTCCTGTGTGGCCACAGCCTGTCCAAGCGAGCACCGGGGCGACCCGCGCCTGCGGAGCCCCTGAGGACAAGCCTTTCCTCCGGGACCCGCAGGAGCGCCAGAGCCCGCCTTCCTGGGCCAACAGGCGGCTGCGGCCATACGAAGCGCATTAACTATTAA
- the RFLNB gene encoding refilin-B — MVGRLSLQDVPELVDAKKKGDGALDSPDSGLPPSPSPSHWGLAAAGGGGGGGERAPAPGALEPDAAATPAAQSPASLPLTPGCVLRLCPLSFGEGVEFDPLPPKEVRYTSSVKYESERHFIDDVQLPLGLAMASCSQTVTCIPNGTWRSYKAEVRFEPRHRPTRFLSTTIVYPKYPKTVYTTTLDYNCRKTMRRFLSSVELEATELLGGDDLSDER, encoded by the exons ATGGTGGGCCGGCTGAGCCTGCAGGATGTGCCCGAGCTCGTGGACGCGAAGAAGAAGGGCGACGGCGCCCTGGACAGCCCGGACTCGGGGCtgccccccagccccagccccagccactgGGGGCTCGCGGCGGCCGGGGGCGGCGGAGGCGGCGGGGAGCGCGCCCCGGCACCGGGGGCGCTGGAGCCGGACGCGGCGGCGACCCCCGCGGCTCAG AGTCCAGCGTCTCTGCCCCTGACTCCCGGCTGTGTGCTGAGGCTGTGTCCCCTGTCCTTTGGCGAAGGAGTGGAATTTGACCCCTTACCACCAAAGGAAGTAAG GTACACCTCCTCGGTCAAGTACGAGTCTGAGCGGCACTTCATCGATGACGTGCAGCTGCCCCTGGGCCTGGCCATGGCCTCTTGCAGCCAGACGGTCACCTGCATCCCCAACGGCACCTGGCGCAGCTACAAGGCCGAGGTGCGCTTCGAGCCACGCCACAGGCCCACGCGCTTCCTCAGCACCACCATCGTCTACCCCAAGTACCCCAAGACCGTCTACACCACCACCCTGGACTACAACTGTCGCAAGACGATGCGGAGGTTTCTGTCCAGCGTGGAGCTCGAAGCCACGGAGCTGCTGGGCGGCGACGACCTCTCCGACGAACGCTGA